From one Solanum lycopersicum chromosome 12, SLM_r2.1 genomic stretch:
- the LOC138340429 gene encoding uncharacterized protein produces MAIDFVIGQLILLGDSNLLILQAQGEWITRDLKILTYIQYVKYLSKRFGSIKFRYIPGFDNKLADALATLALMLPYPRNTYITPLMIQDGDQHGYCNTVEKEIDVLYKRTTNLNLSRFMDAEKAEKIMNVVHARGMDVIGRIEPKASNGDRFILVAID; encoded by the exons ATGGCAATAGATTTTGTTATAGGACAATTGATTCTGTTAGGAGATTCTAATTTGCTTATTCTACAAGCTCAAGGCGAATGGATAACTCGAGACCTCAAGATTCTTACATACATACAATATGTGAAATATCTTAGCAAAAGGTTCGGTTCCATCAAGTTTAGATACATCCCCGGGTTTGATAATAAATTGGCAGATGCCTTGGCTACTTTGGCCTTAATGCTTCCATATCCCAGAAACACTTACATCACCCCCTTGATGATTCAAGATGGGGACCAACATGGCTATTGTAATACAGTGGAAAAAGAAATAGATG TTTTGTATAAACGAACTACGAATCTGAACTTGTCAAGATTTATGGATGCTGAAAAAGCCGAGAAGATCATGAATGTAGTACATGCTAGG ggaatggatgtcatcggaCGAATTGAGCCAAAAGCTTCTAATGGAGATCGATTCATTTTGGTAGCAATTGATTAA
- the LOC138340430 gene encoding uncharacterized protein has translation MVEAITFKTFSKKAVVDFVHSDIICQFGIPRDIIIENTANLNSNLMKRYVSNSNCAHNSTPYQPNANKIVEATNKNIKKILRRMVQGTRQWHEKLPFSLLGYRTTVRTSIGEIPYLLVYGTKAVIPV, from the coding sequence ATGGTTGAGGCAATTACTTTCAAAACATTCAGTAAGAAGGCGGTCGTGGATTTTGTCCATTCAGACATCATTTGTCAATTTGGTATCCCAAGAGATATCATCATAGAAAATACTGCAAACCTTAATAGCAATCTTATGAAGAGGTATGTGAGCAATTCAAATTGTGCACACAATTCTACTCCATACCAACCAAATGCCAACAAAATTGTGGAGGCAaccaacaaaaatatcaaaaagattcTTAGAAGGATGGTTCAAGGCACCAGACAATGGCATGAGAAGCTACCTTTTTCACTTTTAGGATATCGCACAACAGTGCGCACCTCGATTGGTGAAATTCCCTATTTGCTGGTGTATGGGACTAAAGCTGTGATTCCAGTGTAA